The Ornithinimicrobium faecis region TGGTCCAGGCCCAGCCAGCGGGCCACGTCTCGGGCCGGGGCGTGCAGGATCACCGAACCCTGCGCGGGCCAGGTCCGGTTCTCCGCGAAGGGGCTCAGCAGCGCATCGACCTGCTCGTCGGTCAGCTCGCGCGGGGTGAATCGCGGCCCCACCGGGATCTTGGGGGTCAGCCGGTCCAGCCGGAAGGTCCGCCAGGCGTCGCGGTCGAGATCCCAGGCCACGACATACCAGCGCCGTCCCCAACTGACCAGGCGGTGCGGCTCGGTGTCCCGACGAGTCTGTGCCCCGTCCTTGGCGGTGTAGTCGAAGCGCAGCCGCTGGTGGTCGCGGCACGCCCGGCCGACCTCGAGCAGGACCTCGCCGTCGACCGACTGCTGCTGCGATCCGCCGCGCAGCGCGGTCACCTGCAGCGCGTCCACCCGGTGCCGGAGCCGGGCGGGCATCACCTGGCGGATGGTGGCCAGCGCCCGCAGTGCCGCCTCCTCGATGCCGGAGATGCCGCTCGTGGCGGTCTGCAGCGCGACGGACACCGCGACCGCCTGCTCGTCGTCGAAGAGCATCGGCGGCAGGTCCGCGCCCGGGGCCAACCGATAGCCGCCGGCCGGGCCCTTGGTGGTCTGCACCGGATAGCCCAGCTCGCGCAGCCGGTCCACGTCGCGGCGCACCGTGCGCGGTGTCACCTCCAGCCGCTCGGCGAGCGCCATCCCGGGCCAGTCCCGCCTGGACTGCAGCAGTGACAGCAGGGTCAGCAGTCGTCCCGATGGTGTCGTCATGTCTTCAATAGTAGAGACGGTAGAGGACAGAAACTGACCTCCACCGTCTCTAACGTGGTGTGGGTCGAATCAACCACTGGAGGCGCCATGATCCACGCAGCAGGACTCACCAAGGACTTCACGATCGGACGCCAGGAGATCGTCCATGCCGTCCGCGGCATCGACCTGCGGGTCGAGGAGGGTGAGGTGGTCGCCCTGCTCGGTCCCAACGGGGCGGGCAAGACCACGAGTATGCGGATGCTCACCACCCTCATCGAGCCCACCTCGGGCACGGCAAAGGTCGCCGGGTATGACGTGGCACGGCAGCCCGCCCAGGTGCGCAAACACCTCGGTTATGTCGGCCAGGGCAACGGTGCCGGACACACCCAGCGCGTGGGGGACGAGCTCTATGCCCAGGGCGTCATCTACGGCCTGGACCGCCGGACCGCGCGCTCGCGGGGCACCGAGCTGCTGGAGGCCCTGGACCTGCGCGGGATGCACAAGCGCAAGGTCACCGATCTCTCAGGGGGACAGCGGCGCCGGCTCGATGTCGCGATGGGCCTGGTCCACGCACCGCCGCTGCTGGTGCTGGACGAGCCCTCGACGGGTCTGGACCCGCAGAACCGGGCCAACCTCTGGGAGCACATCACCCGGCTGCGCACCGAGCACGCCATGACGGTGCTGCTCAGCACCCACTATCTGGACGAGGCGGACACGATGGCAGACCGGGTCGTGATCGTGGACCACGGGCAGGTCATCGCCGACGACACCCCGGAGGCACTGAAGAGCCAGCACGCCGCGGACCGGCTGACCGTCACCACCACCGGGGAGGCTGCGGCCCGGACCCTGGCGGAGGTCGTCGGCCGGTGGGCTGCCACCACCCAGGTCGAGGTCACCGGACCCGTCGTCACCGCGACGATCACCCACGGCGCCGCGCGGGTCAGCGAGCTGGTGCACGCCGCAGACGACGCGGAGCTCCAGCTCACCGAGGTCCAGGTGCGCCGCCCGACGCTCGACGACGTCTTCCTCACCCTGACCGGGCGGAGTCTGCGCGAGGCCAACCAGACCGGCACCGACGACACCCCCGCCCACGACGCCACGGAGGTGGCGGCATGACCATGGCGACCCAAACCCAGAACCCAGGCCCCGGAGGACGAGACATGACCACCCAGACCCAGCTGTCGGCATACGACCTCGTGGCGGAACGCCGCTCGTTTGTCAGTGACACCGGCATCGTGCTCATGCGCGAGCTGCGACCGATGCTGCACGACCCGTTCTCCGTGCTGTTCAGCCTGGTCCAGCCGATCTTCTTCCTGGCGCTGTTCGGGCCGCTGCTGTCCGGCAACCTCGGTGGGGGCGTCCCAGGCGGTGATGTGTGGCAGTGGTTCGTCCCGGCGATCCTGGTGATGACCTCGCTCTTTGGCTCCTCGGTGGTCGGCTCCAACCTGCTCTATGAGATGCAGACTGGCGCCCACGAGCGGATGCTGGTCACGCCGCTGAGCCGGTCTGCTCAGCTGGTCGGACGCGCGCTGAAGGAGATCGTCACGCTCCTCGCGCAGGCGGCACTGATCGTGCTCGTCATGCTGCCGTTCGGGTTCACCCTCTATCCGGTCGGGGCCGTCCTGGGGCTGGCGCTGCTCGGCGTCCTCGGAGTCGGGTTGGGCTCGCTGAGCTATGCGCTGGCGATCGCCGTCCGCAAGCAGGACTGGATGTTCTGGGTGGTGCAGCAGACCGTGCTCTTCCCGGTGATGATCCTGTCCGGGATGCTGCTGCCGCTGGACGGCGGGCCGGGCTGGATGCGGGCGTTGTCGAGCGTGAATCCACTGACCTATGTCGTGGAGGCCGAGCGCGCCCTGTTTGCCGGTGACCTGGCCAACACCGACGTCCTGTGGGGTGCCGTCGCGGCTGGTCTGACGGCCCTCATCGGGCTCACTGTGGGGATCCGCGCCATGCAGGGCAGCGCCGGCTGATCCGCTCGTGGGCGATGTGGCGTGCGCGGGTGTCCCTGTGCTAGACACGAGGGCTGTCTGCAGGGAGGGGAACTGTCATGCGCTGGAATCTGCCAACTCGACTTCACTGGCTCGGGATGATCATCTTCGGGGTGATCTTTGCCGCGCTCGGGGTCGGTGCAGCGGTCCTGGCGATCGCGGTCATGACCGAAATGGCCGACCGTCTCGCGTTCGCGTTCGGCGCCGTGCTCTGTCTCGTGGTGGGCGGCATTGCCCTCTTCTTCGCGCCCCGTGCCAAGCGCGAGATGGGCACGAAGCTCACTGATCTGCGGCCGGCCGCCCCGGAGCAGGTCGCCACGGATCCGGAGAAGCCGTGGCCGCTCGCCGCGGTCGCGTCGGAGTTGGCCTATGCCCTCCGGGAGACGCCCTACGTCGTGGCGCACAACGACGAGGTGATCCAGGTGAACTGGGACCTGCAGGACAGGTCCTGGTGGGTGGCGGCCCAGAAGAACGGCACCACCCGCGCCTTTGAGACCCGCCTGGTCATGGCGGGTCCGGGCAAGGTGACCCGCACGGATCACTATCTCGCCCTCGACTGGCAGGCCGGGGTGCCGGTCCTCGGCGCCGCGACGGGCAGCAGCAGTGGCGGTCGCGTGTGGCGTTATGAGAAGCGCATCGAGTTGGGCACCAGTCGTGAGGGCGTCACCAAGCCGGTCGACTACACCTTCAACACGGCCGACCTGAACGAGCCGCTGCAGGTGGTTCTCGACCGTGCCGGATGGATCAAGCCCACGCTGGGCGCCGAGGCCAAGGGTGCCCTCATCGTGGGGTTGATCGGTGCCTCCGCGATCCCGTTGGTGCCGCTGGCCTTCCTGATCAAGTGGTGGCTGGATCGCTGAGTCACGGGACCAGCCGGGTGGGTGGTCAAAACCCCTGCACAGTGTCAGTCGTCCGGTCTAGCGTGACTGGCATGACGACTGAGCCGCACGAGACGACAGGATCCACCGAGCGCGAGACTCTCATCGAGATCTATGACGATCAGCGGCGCAACCTGCTGATCGCCATGCGTGGGCTTACCGAGGAGGCGGCCCGCACGCGGAGCACCTCGAGCCAGCTCACGCTGGGCGGGCTGCTCAAGCACGTCACGCTGAATGAGCAGGGCTGGATCACCACCATCACCCAGGCCGATCCCGAGGCAGTGTTCGACATGGAGGCTGCCGCCCATGCTTACGAGCTCACCGGAGACGAGACGTTCGAGCAGTGGCAGGCCGAGTTCGCAGCGCAGGCCGAGCGCACCAACGCTTTCATCCGCGAGGTCCCCGACCTGGACGCGGCGATCCCGCTGCCCAAGGCTCCGTGGGACCCCGAGCCCGGGCAGCAGAGCGTGCGCCGCATCCTGCTCCACATGTTCCGCGAGACCGCCCACCACAGCGGTCACGCCGACATCATCCGCGAGGAGCTGGACGGTGGCAACACCACGATGACGTTGGCGCACGACGCAGGAATGACCTTCGGCGAGGGCTGATCGGCGTGGTGCGGGCCACGACGGTCGGCGTCAGGAGAAGCCCAGGAAGACCGCGGCCACCCACAGCAGGCCTGGCACCAGCACAGCGCGCTGAGCGGTGCCGGTCGAGGGTGAGTCCTCGTGCCAGCCGCGTTGGAAGGCAGCCAGCGCCGCCATCAGCACGATTGTCACCAGGACTGCTGCGACGGTCCATGCGACCCCGGGCAGCGCGAAGGCGGAGACGACCGAGATGACCGGCAGGGCGAAGAACACGAGCGCACCGGCGCCGTCATGAAGTGAGTGCGCGGCGGAGAACTCTGTGGGGTCCTCGTCCTGGGCGCCCGGCGGATAGCCGCGCATCGGGTCCATCGGGATGACGGAAACCACCAGACCGAGTCCGAAGATGGTCAGCACAAGGCCCAGCATCCGGTGGT contains the following coding sequences:
- a CDS encoding ABC transporter permease yields the protein MTTQTQLSAYDLVAERRSFVSDTGIVLMRELRPMLHDPFSVLFSLVQPIFFLALFGPLLSGNLGGGVPGGDVWQWFVPAILVMTSLFGSSVVGSNLLYEMQTGAHERMLVTPLSRSAQLVGRALKEIVTLLAQAALIVLVMLPFGFTLYPVGAVLGLALLGVLGVGLGSLSYALAIAVRKQDWMFWVVQQTVLFPVMILSGMLLPLDGGPGWMRALSSVNPLTYVVEAERALFAGDLANTDVLWGAVAAGLTALIGLTVGIRAMQGSAG
- a CDS encoding ABC transporter ATP-binding protein, which encodes MIHAAGLTKDFTIGRQEIVHAVRGIDLRVEEGEVVALLGPNGAGKTTSMRMLTTLIEPTSGTAKVAGYDVARQPAQVRKHLGYVGQGNGAGHTQRVGDELYAQGVIYGLDRRTARSRGTELLEALDLRGMHKRKVTDLSGGQRRRLDVAMGLVHAPPLLVLDEPSTGLDPQNRANLWEHITRLRTEHAMTVLLSTHYLDEADTMADRVVIVDHGQVIADDTPEALKSQHAADRLTVTTTGEAAARTLAEVVGRWAATTQVEVTGPVVTATITHGAARVSELVHAADDAELQLTEVQVRRPTLDDVFLTLTGRSLREANQTGTDDTPAHDATEVAA
- a CDS encoding DinB family protein, whose amino-acid sequence is MTTEPHETTGSTERETLIEIYDDQRRNLLIAMRGLTEEAARTRSTSSQLTLGGLLKHVTLNEQGWITTITQADPEAVFDMEAAAHAYELTGDETFEQWQAEFAAQAERTNAFIREVPDLDAAIPLPKAPWDPEPGQQSVRRILLHMFRETAHHSGHADIIREELDGGNTTMTLAHDAGMTFGEG
- a CDS encoding helix-turn-helix transcriptional regulator; protein product: MTTPSGRLLTLLSLLQSRRDWPGMALAERLEVTPRTVRRDVDRLRELGYPVQTTKGPAGGYRLAPGADLPPMLFDDEQAVAVSVALQTATSGISGIEEAALRALATIRQVMPARLRHRVDALQVTALRGGSQQQSVDGEVLLEVGRACRDHQRLRFDYTAKDGAQTRRDTEPHRLVSWGRRWYVVAWDLDRDAWRTFRLDRLTPKIPVGPRFTPRELTDEQVDALLSPFAENRTWPAQGSVILHAPARDVARWLGLDQGTVTALTADSCRVEIGSWSYGSLAAWLLLFEADFEVLGPPELTQAFEQIATRVARGVSTGASSLT
- a CDS encoding DUF998 domain-containing protein, translated to MAPWIGALGAALFVLVFLIDGATRPGYSPTRHTVSALALGPRGWLQRANFLVCGAAITAGAVGLLISGDHRMLGLVLTIFGLGLVVSVIPMDPMRGYPPGAQDEDPTEFSAAHSLHDGAGALVFFALPVISVVSAFALPGVAWTVAAVLVTIVLMAALAAFQRGWHEDSPSTGTAQRAVLVPGLLWVAAVFLGFS